The genomic region CGGCCTTTTCCAGCACGATGATGCGGAAGCCGCGGGCCGCGAGCGCAAGCGCAGCCGTCAGTCCACCGATGCCGGCACCGGCGATGACAATCGTTCGGGAGAGCGCCACCCCTGGCCGATGGAAGCGGTCAGGCCACCTTGTCCTTCAGGACGCATTCCGGCGGACGGGCTTCGCCCGCCTTCAGGTCGGCGGCGAAACGGTACAGAGTCGAGCAGTACGGGCAGATGATCTCGTTGTCGTTGCCGAGGTCGAGGAAGACGTGCGGATGATCGAACGGAGGGTTGGCGCCCACGCACATGAACTCTTGCGAGCCGATCTCGATGACGGGGACACCGGCATCGTTGTGGAAGTGCGGGACGACATGGTCGGACATCGTACTCATCCTGGAGTGGCAATGGCGGCAGACACAATCACGACTGCCGCGGCATTATTAAGGCGCCGCGGACCATACTGGTGGGTGGAGATGATTGCTAGTCCAGCGGAACCGAAAGCTCCGCAATGCCCCATGCTCATTTGCTCATGCAAATTCGACACAATCTTGCGGCCTGAGAGAAGCCCTTCTTTCGTCGGGGACGTTGTGTCGCAATTTTGGCATACTATGTCTGTGGACGAGCGTAATTGCGACGAAAGACAACCGTTAGGCGTCAACGATCTCAGGACCGTCCAGGCTCTCCGCATGAAGTGGTTGCGAATCAGCACAGCGTTGACCGGTATCGCGGCATGCGGCTTCATGCTCGCGCAGGTAGCACCGCACGCCCGCGAGGCCGGGGCGATTCTGGCCGCCCAGGACGATCCCGCCGCGCTCTCAGAGATCAAGCTCGACGCGCTGCTGCGGCACAACGACCGCCTGATTCAAAACAACATCGAGGTCGCGCTCGCATCGGGCGATGCCGATCTTGCCGACAGTTTTGTCGCACTGGCGCGCGACCGCAACATCGCGCTGCCTGACGACCTCCCGAGCCGTGTCGGTGACGCGGTCAAAGCCGAAAACTCCACCTCGCATTTCGCAAAACGGTTTGCCGCCGGTCTCGTTACCGGCAACGCGGATGATGTTGCGAGCTTGTCGGGAACCGTGGCCGGCGATCTCTTCGTCATCGGCGACATCAGGGACGTCGTCCGCGAGGGCAAGCACCTCGCCATGGGCGAGGAGACCGATCGCCTGGTGCTGGGCCTTGCGGCCGCGGGTCTCGCGGTCACGGCCGTGACCTACGTCTCCGTCGGCGGTGCCGCGCCGGTTCGCGCCGGGCTGACGCTGGTGAAGGACGCGCGCAAGGTCGGCCGGCTCGGCGAGGGACTAGCGGCATGGGCCGGCCGGTCCGCGCGCGAGGTCGTCGATACGCCGATGCTCCAGAACGCGGTTGCCTCCGGCTCGGTGCTGCGGCCGGGCCAGACCTTGAGCGCGATCAAGGCCGCGTTCCGCGCCGAGAAGGCCGGCGCGCTGGTTCGGCTCGGCAAGGATGTCACGCGCGTGGTCGAGAAGACCGGCACGCGCGGCGCGATGGATAGCTTGCGCATCGCTGAAGGTCCCAAGGACGTCGCACGCGCGGCGCGGCTCGCGGAAGCGCAGGGCGGCAAGACGCGCGCGATTCTGAAGCTGCTCGGCCGCGGCGCGCTGCTGCTGATCGGCGGGGCGTTCAATCTTGCACTCTGGCTGTTCGGTGCGGCGTTGACGCTGCTCGGCCTGTTGTCCTCGATCAAGGCGACGACGGAGCGCCTGACCCAGGCCTGGTGCGATCGCAGACGGGCGCGGCGACTTCGCCAGGCGCGGATCGCCGCCGAAGCCGTTCTGGCAAGCCCTGCCGTCACGGCCTAAGATACCTCTTCCCCTCAAGATTGCGGAACTGATGATGCCGAGCTTTCACAACGGCGCCGTTGAAATTGCCTATCTCGACGAAGGCGAGGGCGATCCGATCATCCTGGTGCACGGCTTTGCCTCCAGCAAGAACGTGAACTGGGTCTATCCGACCTGGGTCTCGGAACTGCGCAAGAACGGCCGCCGTGTCATTGCGCTCGACAATCGCGGCCATGGCGAAAGCGCAAAGCTCTACGAGCCCGCGCAGTACTCCATCCCGACCATGGCCGCCGACGTGCTCGCGCTGATGGATCACCTCGCCATCCCGCAGGCCGATCTCATGGGCTATTCGATGGGCGGACGGATGACGGCCTGGCTCTCCCTCAACGAGCCGCAGCGCCTGCGTTCGGCAATCCTTGGCGGCATCGGCATCGGCGGCCTGATCGAGGGCACCGGGCCCGGCGAGAACGTCGCGAAGGCGCTGGAAGCGCCCTCGCTCGACGACGTCTCCGATCCCGTCGGACGCACGTTTCGTGCTTTTGCAGACCAAACCCGTTCCGACCGCAAGGCGCTGGCCGCCTGCCTGCGCGGCACGCGCGATCTCATGACGAAGGACGAAGCCGCGCGCATCGACGTGCCCGTGCTGATCGCGGTCGGCAGCACCGACGACGTCGCGGGTTCGGCCAGCGCACTCGGTGCCATCATCCCGGGTTCGGAAGTGCTCGATATTCCCGGTCGCGATCACATGCGCGCAGTCGGCGACAAGGTCTACAAGACTGGCGTGCTCGATTTCCTCTCACGCCGCGCCTGAGGCGATGAGGCGGTTTCAGCTATCCTGAAATGTCTCGTTACAGTGGGCCATCCACTCCC from Bradyrhizobium lupini harbors:
- a CDS encoding zinc-finger domain-containing protein gives rise to the protein MSDHVVPHFHNDAGVPVIEIGSQEFMCVGANPPFDHPHVFLDLGNDNEIICPYCSTLYRFAADLKAGEARPPECVLKDKVA
- a CDS encoding alpha/beta fold hydrolase, whose amino-acid sequence is MPSFHNGAVEIAYLDEGEGDPIILVHGFASSKNVNWVYPTWVSELRKNGRRVIALDNRGHGESAKLYEPAQYSIPTMAADVLALMDHLAIPQADLMGYSMGGRMTAWLSLNEPQRLRSAILGGIGIGGLIEGTGPGENVAKALEAPSLDDVSDPVGRTFRAFADQTRSDRKALAACLRGTRDLMTKDEAARIDVPVLIAVGSTDDVAGSASALGAIIPGSEVLDIPGRDHMRAVGDKVYKTGVLDFLSRRA